The DNA sequence ggtggttggtgtggtggataaAGATTAGAGTCATATGGAGGTATTTGGtaaaaagaggcttgtgagtatagttgatgatcatgttgaggatatgatttataggcatatggtggtggttcttgaaagtcacaaggagattcaccatagccatttgattggtatGAATCATaaaatggctcttcttcatagtgcattggtagaggttgttgccaagaagattgatcatatgcatatggctcctcccacctttggttgtcccatccttgatacacatcttcattatagtcctcatttcctacaacatgttgataaccaaactcatagccaaggtgagaattcatgatagcaagaggaaaatgaaaacaaaatcaaataagaagcaagaaaattaaatcctaaaactagcaaGAGCTAccaaaagcaaacatattcacactattcacatatatacaataaccaataacataacaccattgcaattccccggcaacggcgccattttgatgattagatttttgacggtttagaatttcactaatgaaatctcgttgtaaagtatagtctctaaaccaacaataatcctttcatacaaaaatttgtttgtcacaagtacaaacacctaaaatctataaaccgaagtattgaacctcgggtcgttctccctaggaattgtaatgaagtgtcttgttattggttgtgagttattttggggtttttgagattttagacaaaaattataaattgcaaggaaaataaactaacactaacaaagctcttggcaagatatgagaattagaagtcctatcctagttatcctcctcaattgtgacaacaaattgttcattgctcccacttagttaacctctaaccatggagaaaagtcaagtggattaatcaatttgattcctcaagtcctaatcaactcctaaaggatagactagtggtggacgaaattgtgatcactgttctttgatctgattcattgtaattggatttattcaataattgtccttatttgaagtcacaactccgttcaactaaccagcaagtgtactgggtcgtccaagtaataaccttacgtgagtaagggtcgaatccacagagattgttggtatgaagcaagctatggtcaccttgcaaatctcagttaggcagattaaaattggattTATTGGAATGGATAATGAATAAAAAGGagttaataaaaagggatagaaatacttatgcagattcattggtgggaatttcagataagcggaatggagatgctgtagagctctcggacgcctgctatcccattgcttctactcaatccttcttactcctttccatggcaagctttgtataggggttcaccatcaactgtggctactttcatcctcacggggaaatatcctatgcggctgtcactcgcatagctaaccagtctggaggcatcacccatggttgatagctacatcccatcctcgcagtgaaagctaatgctcacgcactctgtcacagtacggccaatcaccggttggttccctcccctactggaatagaatccctcttttgcgtttgtcactaacgcccagcaggttacaggtttgaagcacgtcacagtcattcatgaacggaatcctactcggaataccacagacaaggtgagactttgcggattcccaggatcctactcggaacaccacagacaaggttggactttccggatccagacaaatgccgccatctatctagcttataccacgaagattctgttggggaatctaagagatacacattcaagccttgttgcatgtagaacggaagtggttgtcaatcacgcgcgttcatcagtgagaatagtgatgagggttatctaactcatcatcattcatcatgttcttgagtacaaatgaatatcttggaataagaataagatagagaatggaataaaagaaaatagaacttcattaatctttgaggtacagcagagctccacacccttaatctatggtgtgcagaaactccaccgttgaaaatacataagtaaaagaaggttcaggcatggccgaatggccagccctctccatgatcaagtgaccgaatgataaaagacttagagtggtcaaaagatgtctaatacaatagatagatgtcctatatatactagactagctactagggtttacatgagtaagtaattgatgcataaatccacttccggggcccacttggtgtgtgcttgggctgagcttgatctatccacgagctgaggcttctcttggagttgaatttcgagttatgatgtgctttgggcgttcaactccggattatgacgtttttctggcgtttaactccagaaaggagcgtgtacttggcgttcaacgccaagttgcgtcgtcattcttcgaataaagtatggactattatatattgctggaaagccctggatgtctactttccaacgccgttgagagcgcgccatttagagttctgtagctccagaaaatccatttcgagtgcagggaggtcagaatccaacagcatcagcagtccttttgtcagcctttttcagagttttgctcaaatccctcaatttcagtcagaatttacctgaaatcacagaaaaacacacaaactcatagtaaagtccagaaatgtgaatttaacataaaaactaaggaaaacatccctaaaagtagctcaaacttgctaaaaactatataaaaacaatgccaaaaagcgtataaattatccgctcatcaactagCTTTAGaagcattcaaatcaattagcaacttctaattatcaatcaacaaaggaattagataactcaagagtcactaattactcaaccaaggccaagaggaacaaaacctacactaaaacctaaccaagcatttcatcaaacacttggaaggtacaaaagaaaaacatagtaaattgataacaagaatgtaatctaacaacaattattgaaaagaattaacaacaacaatcaaaagaaacacatttattatgaattacctgtagaagaaacaaaagtagatctacaacaaaacacaagaacaacataaaagagattacaataaaagaatggaagaagaatgaatgtaactacaaggaattgagaaaatagaagtagaagaagatgaattaaaatctagatctaagaactaaacctaaacctaatcctaattctagagagaagtgagagcttctctctttagaaactaactctaactattaaactaagctaaactaaactaatgatAACTAGATGTTTCATCCTTCTTCAATctttggcttaaatagcatcagaaatgagttagattgggcccacaaggcttctaaaatcgctggccacgagttaCATTAAGTGgatcatgtgccaccatcggtgcgttcgcgtaccgtgcgcgtgcgcgcccttaTGCgtgatgcaactatggcaaatcttatatcattttgaagccccagatgttagctttccaatgcaactggaaccgcctcatttggacctctgtagctcaagttatggtcatttgagtgcgaagaggtcggcttgacagcttttgcgattccatcatttcttcatgagttctccatttctacatgctttttcttcattctcttggtccaatccttgcctcctaaatctgaaatcacttagcaaacatatcaaggcatctaattgaatcaaggagaattagatttagctattttaagtcctaaaaaatatgttttcacTCTAAAGcgcaattaaaggagaatttataaaatcatgctatttcaatggataaatgtgagtaaaaggttataaaattcTCTAAATcaaacacaagataaaccctacaaatggggtttatcaaaatCCAGGAAGACATTTTGGAAAATAAAGGCTGAAAAAATAAGAAGGTATACCTACATAGCACAAAGAGAAGAAACTGTAAAAAACAAGTTGGATAGAAAGTACTTCTCttcaacaaaacaaaagaacaatCAAACAGTTACAAAGAACCCATCTTTCATAAGAAGAAAAGTGCAAAATTCTCAAAAAGCTCCTATTGCAAACTACAGTGAAAGCACAGTAAAACTCTCTCTCAAGCATGCAGTTCACTTAACAGAAAGCACTGAAAAAACCAAGAAAGTGTGAGAGTAGCAAGGAACTAACCTTTTCAAAGAAGGGAAAACGGAGATGGAGCAAGCGCCAAAGAGCCGGGAGCCAAAGGTTTAGAGCACAAACACTAAAGATACAGAGAAATACGGGTGAAAATGAAAGCGCGAAAGGGCGTTTGCAGGGAagacgaaaaaaaagaaagagaaagaagggaaaAGTATTTATAAGGCACCAGGGGCATGATCGTAAAATGACCCACTCATTTAAAGGATGCGCCGTTACCAATGTAACCGCTCCCCACGTGTTAATGCGAAAAGCCAACGTACGCGACGGTTGAAAATTTTAAACCACGTCAGTTTTAAGTTGAACTCACGTCGGTCTTACGACTTGAAAAGAAATTGCCGAGTTACGTATCTCCGTCCTTATCCAATACTTGAATCCGACTCAAATGAAGAGATCGGACTCGAGTAGAGGCACTGTTCGTACCCTAGCTCAAAATTTAAGCCATGCCCAATAAAGTTAAAAGGCCCAATCTAGAAGATTGGCCTCAACCGCTTGTCCGACctcctcaaagaggtcgggatCAATGCAAGCAGGCAATTAACAATTATCCAAGTGAGTAATTGTCTCCCTAAATCTCTCATCACTCCTGGAAGAGAGATCTCAACAATCCTAaaataaagggacggttatccatcATCAGAAGTAGAACTACTTCAACGGTCATccccttataaatacactgacacacTCAAGTAAATTTAAGTTCTAATACTTTAAACCTAGTTAACCCCTTACTAACTTAAATATTGGAGTATTTTGCAGGTACCACACCTCACCTTTTCACAAACAACTTGGACGACTGCCATAAGACGTGGGACAAATCGGAGCACACTCCATTAAAAATTTGGACCTCACTTACAAGCCTAAAAAAATTCTTGTTTCTGTGTTTCAGATAATTCTCAGAACacatattaatttattattgtcTAAATTATTTAGttgaattctatttttttttattcacatATTTTAATGGCATTACTCTGTTACATTATCAAGGGATCCAACAACTATTCCCAGTCAAACAAGCTAACATTTCCATCAAATATTCTTCATAAATATATCTCTAAAGTTTCTAGAAAGTTTGTAATTAACAAACAGGTGGACACAGCTAGCAAGACACAGCAAAAAGGTAACATCTCATACACAAGACAGTACAATCTGCAAAACTTGTATGTGGTCTGCAGTCTGCAGACATTTTATTAAAAGGTTATTTGGAAATAAAGGCAAAATTTACAAGTTAGTTGAGTCGGTCACCTCAGAAAATAATTAAGTATTTCGATATACTGATATTCTGGGTCTCATAATAATTAGTATAGAATTATAGATGAATGGATTAATAACATAAGACATGGACGTGTGGAAGACGCGGTCCTGAAGCCCATTGCTGTATGTGGGTCttaattgataataataatattattggcTGCGTACTCGTTCGCTCAATTAATCATACCTAGCTAGCCACATCTTATCACCATTCTCATAAATTCTCTTTCCCCTTTCTCCATTCTCCAATCACCAAACACCCCAGCTAGCTAGTAAGCTTAAGCTTATTCtttgttttaatttgtaataattcAATTGTTCATTAATTATATATCTCTGTAGATCAAATCACGAGTCAGTACGTGTGCTACATTTTTCCAACCTAGTAGAAAATTAAACTAGTTTCTGAGATCTTAATTCCTCTATGATGTATATCGCCTTATGTTGGATATATATTAGTCAACCACGTGGCTACTTAGCTTATCTGATCTCTTTCTCTCTACATATATATGTGGAGCATATATGGACTGGATCCTCTCCAGTGGAGAAAAAACTGGATGGTGTCCAGTGGAGGATCTCACCTTTTATTGTTTTCTATCTCCTATTTAATTTTGGTCCCACTTATAGAATTaaaggtgagagatcacactttactctctgaAGTGTTAGAAAAAATGGAGAGGATCCATTTCCGAGCATATATACACCAACACCAGGAACCCATGAAATTGACTTGTTTAATTTCTCATGTTTCCTTTCCGTgttaagaaaattaaataaataactttCATGTCTTGGGTGTTTCTTAATTCTTAGTATACCGTATATCATGGTGTTCCAACTTCCAAATTCACAGTCACACGGCCTACccaaaatttaatttgtaaaaaaataaataatcatgATTTGTTACTTATTAACATGTCAGCGAACAAATTAAACATTTTGGCTACATAACACTGGAAATATAGTAGAGAGGCTGGCTTGCATATTCATGAATCATATGATGAGTCATGGTTAGTTGGTACATCTTTTTTCCTTAATTATTAAGGTCGTTTATTACGTAACTGAACGTACTTGAATTCGTCTTGATTAGATTTCATCAtgtgtttatatatataaaaaaactaattataaaAAGGATACATCGATGACTCCATAGTTTAGTACGTGGAGATTATACTTGAAAGTCCAAAAAATATATTCCACGTAGTTTGAATTCTTATGAAGGAAACAAATAAAaggacaaaaatatatatacatacatctAACCATTTTAAGTGTTGTAAGTTTGTAAATTAATGTTGATAAATCAATCATTTTGCTTGATGAAATATTATTTTACTGATATTTACTTGTTGCACGCAGTCCTGATATTGTATCAATGAATTGAAGAGGAGTTATATTGGATTTTTCCCATTAAAGAACAAAGAAAATAAGTACGTAGAAGAATGAATATTTATGACTTTTTACCCGTAACAGAATCATTTAATCGATTAAACTCGGCTTGATTGTGTACGTATAGATACGCGAGACATATTCTATTCTGTAAATTATAAGCATTCGAGAGAATACAAGTTGCGTTCTTGAAAAAGCATTGATCTGGTGATAAAAACCCTAGTGGCTCCAACACTAAACTTATGAAAAGGCAAATTTTCATTGTCAAAAAAAGAAGGGGCACCGATAAAACAATGAGAAAAGggacaaataataaaaaagcaACCAATCTCATTGGCACGAGAAGTTGTCTTTCCTGAGGTGAATACTTAGGGACCACAACGAACCGGAACCACCATCAAAATTATCTTTGATATTTATTCATAACTCTTAGCTTTTCTTCTACCTAGCATCCAAACAAAACCGTTCGGCCAAAATGATTTATTGTCcttttataatattctttttctttccgcGTATAAACTACAAATATCTTCAATCCTAAAAAAAATCTCATGTTAATTTCCACTTGTTTTGTTAGGCCACTGGTGGTAAATGGAAGCCCCCGGCCCCATCAACCTTCTCACGAGGCTTTCTAAAAAAGAAGCTATGCATATTTATACGCCAGGatcataacaaaaataatctTTTGATCACTATTATGGGTGTATATATACAGAGAAAGACtaattaaaatttgagtacCACTTAAccataagaaaaataaataatttcacaCTATTAAACACTGATAATAGTTAATTAATAGttacaaatcacaaaatttattaACTCTCTAATActccttttatatatatatatatatatatatatatatatatatatatatatattgtttttacaaaatatatattaaaatataaaaatatatacgTAAGAATCTAGCATCAATATAATTATATGAAAGATTCTATTCGAAAATAGAGAAGGCATGAATTAATATCTTCAGTTCAtcaaactatatatataatcatcTAATCACTAAGTGTCCGATCCGTAGCAAATTGAAGCTTTATGTATAAAAGCATTGTGAagtattgattttaatattcaACTACAACTAATTAATttctaaaagaataatattattCTCTGTGTCCTCCTTTATCTgttactataaaaatttgtataagATACTAAATTTGTAGAGCAACagataaaagaaaaggaagagagtaAGCGCATTATTTTCTATCCGGCCAAGTCATGAAGCAACTGGGTCCCCATCAAATTCCTGTAGGGCATGGCGTGTGCTTCGCCATCCAAAAGAGAGTACTGAACTGGTTGACTACAGTCTTCAATAATCTGGTCCCTTGATGAGTAGAACATGGAGGCCTGATGCTGATGATGAGTTTCTGGCGGGAAAGCCAAGCTCACCCCATTTCCACCGTGTTGCTGTAACCCTAGCGTCAAAGAAACCGCACCTCCTCCACTGTTATTGAAGCCCTCAGGATATGATGAGAAATCAATCTCCACTGATCCAAACGTGTCTGCGACACCTCGCCCTAAGTACTGTTCCTCCTCTTGTTGATTCATCTGCTCATGGTTATCTTTGTGATGATCAGAGTTGTTGTTGATGATTGAGGACATGCATTCCGAATCGATTCGAAGTAGGCGAGGCTTCTGATCCTCTGGTCTTGCTGCTGCTGAATTTGGAGATAGGTTTTGAAAATCTTCAGTGTTGCTGCCTCCTCCTCCCTCCGAGGATGCTGCAGCAgcctccttctcttcttccaAGTACATTTCCTCCACCATTGGCTTCCATAGCCTCACCCTTGCATTGATAAACCAATTTGAAACCTGCTTGTATATGTATTTGTGTCaccaataataattaatattaaatacatGATGGATTATAATTAATTAGGTGAGAAGTCACTTGCCGAAGATGTATTcatataaagttgatagttgataattattagatgataatttagttaaagatgttaaattattaaataatttttaactattaattttatataaagataattGCAGCTGAATCTTTCTcttataattatatatgtaattaaagtgaataaaatgGAAGAGTAAGGGAATTAGGGTATGGGTGGACGTACCTGGCTTCTAGAGAGACCAGTTTGGCGTGCTAAAATATGTTTATCAACATCACTTGGGTACCTGCAAACGTTTTTTACCCAAAAAATTATTAGGAATATGACCTTCCATAAATACTAATATATTGAGATAACAAGTGGAAAAGGGGTCCTACTCAGAAGAATTCAAACCCAGAATTAAAAGGTAGTAGGTAGAGAGATAAAGAATTAACAAATTAAGCAAACGAAAGAATTgcatatataaatatatcttgtaaaaataaaatacggAAAAGGTTGGAATCGGAATGGTGATGCACAGAAAGTGGCAAAGCATAAATGATTGATGATGAGAATCTGCAAATATGAGAAATGAAACTACTTGCGCTAACATATATATTCGCTTCTACTCAGCTACTTGTTGCTTTCCTTTGGAGAGAACTAACATTGATTCTTTAGAAAAATCAATTTTGCAGCATACTTAATCCGGCACTGAATATAATTTTGTGATCTACCTATATTACACAGCATGAGATGGAGTAGTTGTAGTAGGAGATAATTAGGAAATAGGAAAAATGATTATATATGGTAATTAAGAATTGAAGATTATTATTACGGGTGAAGAAAATGCTCGAAAAGCCAAGCGCGGAGAAGAGAAACGGAACGTTCAGGAAGGCCACGTTGGGGTCTCCAGGGATGAGATTCCATGGAGATGGTTTGGTGAAAAGCCCTTTGCTGTCTCAAAGCCTGGTCAATGATTCTAAGCCTGGGGGTTTGGCCCTTAGTGGTGCCCGGTGCAATTGGATCCTTCTCTCCCATCCCCTTCCGAGTGGCCTCTATCTGTTCCAGTATCCCATCCTTCAAGCATCTGAAGTGGCGTGACATGGCCTTCAGCGCAAGTGCCGAGTACACGGTGGCCGCTCCCTCCCCGGCCATGGCCTCAAATGACGCCACCACTCCCTTCATCTGATTACAGTAGTGCTCGTATCTTGTGTCCACCTGCTTATCATATCAAATTAAATCATCacatattaataattaattattgagtAGCACTAGCGTTACCTCTTGGAGCATGACAAGGAGCTTAGCCTTTCTCTTGTGCAATTCAACCAAGTCTAGAGAGGTAAGAGGTGGGGGGTTGGTGTTGTTCTTGTTACGCTTGATGAGTTGATTATTGAGTTGCTTGGTTCCTAGGCTACAGAACTCGTTGAGGAGTTGCTGTGCCGGTAGCAAGAACCTGGACGCCTTGAGCGAGTAATGGCCTTGCAGCGCCATCTCATGGTGTTGTTGTCTTAGGGGAAAAGATTGGagagaaatagaagaagggTTGTTTGAGCTAAGAGATAGTGAAAGGCCTTGGCTTGGCGTGTTTTGGAGTATTAGATCAAAACAAGTAGGAGGTGGTGGTTCGTTGTTGGCGAACAAGGTTTTCCATTTCATCTCCATCTCTGGGTCAGATACAAAGCcgcttcctcctcctcctccaggATTATCGCTGTAGGTGTAGCAGAATCCACCACTTGATGATGAaaccatctctctctctctctctctttctctctgtGTTTGTTAATAAGGCAAACAAGAGATCAGATCAGATAGATGACGGAGTACGGTGTATACTATGAAACTCAGAGAGAGGTAGACGAGGGGGTCATCATCACCTCCATcctattatcatcatcatttcctctctctctctctctctctaaagaCACCATTCATGAGTCAATGCATTATCatcataatataaatataaataatacaaCCAAAATAGTGTTCGCACAAGTCCAAAAATATCAACGAAATTTtccaaattaatattattattattttgtagtCACATTAGATTAAATTATTAGTAACAAAATTAAACTTAAGTTTAAGTTGAATAGACAATAGACAATagtaaaagaataaataaaaaaatactagaCCTCTAGGAATTGAAGTGTGTATGGAGGAAAATGATAATGCCTGCTACATAAAGTACAAGCCGCCACATCGCTCCGGTTTCCTTTGATTATCCCTTTATTAATACC is a window from the Arachis stenosperma cultivar V10309 chromosome 3, arast.V10309.gnm1.PFL2, whole genome shotgun sequence genome containing:
- the LOC130968083 gene encoding homeobox protein BEL1 homolog translates to MVSSSSGGFCYTYSDNPGGGGGSGFVSDPEMEMKWKTLFANNEPPPPTCFDLILQNTPSQGLSLSLSSNNPSSISLQSFPLRQQHHEMALQGHYSLKASRFLLPAQQLLNEFCSLGTKQLNNQLIKRNKNNTNPPPLTSLDLVELHKRKAKLLVMLQEVDTRYEHYCNQMKGVVASFEAMAGEGAATVYSALALKAMSRHFRCLKDGILEQIEATRKGMGEKDPIAPGTTKGQTPRLRIIDQALRQQRAFHQTISMESHPWRPQRGLPERSVSLLRAWLFEHFLHPYPSDVDKHILARQTGLSRSQVSNWFINARVRLWKPMVEEMYLEEEKEAAAASSEGGGGSNTEDFQNLSPNSAAARPEDQKPRLLRIDSECMSSIINNNSDHHKDNHEQMNQQEEEQYLGRGVADTFGSVEIDFSSYPEGFNNSGGGAVSLTLGLQQHGGNGVSLAFPPETHHQHQASMFYSSRDQIIEDCSQPVQYSLLDGEAHAMPYRNLMGTQLLHDLAG